Proteins from one Triticum aestivum cultivar Chinese Spring chromosome 7A, IWGSC CS RefSeq v2.1, whole genome shotgun sequence genomic window:
- the LOC123148397 gene encoding uncharacterized protein, whose product MLKVCLTHMISWPDRLGLPLWHTSGDDCLLTMILRVMNLYDTNGSQVRQEFVQKIGKVFDAILEKTGKLRKETKGDIYIAKAIAIVLERNPHLGKRSRYTPWSQLFQGKQQFCCNSCSKAVHDDMYWRLQAVTVIWEILHEHNCRIFHNLELSATMLACLAVDKPMLEGGRRTTHHFVIII is encoded by the exons ATGCTTAAGGTATGCTTGACACACATGATTTCATGGCCTGATAGACTTGGGCTTCCACTATGGCACACAAGTGGAGATGACTGCCTTTTGACCATGATCTTGAGAG TTATGAACCTTTATGACACTAATGGTTCTCAAGTTCGGCAAGAGTTTGTACAAAAGATAGGGAAAGTGTTTGACGCTATACTGGAAAAG ACGGGCAAATTAAGGAAAGAAACCAAGGGAGATATTTATATAGCTAAGGCCATTGCAATCGTTTTGGAGAGAAATCCACACTTAGGCAAAAGGTCTAGATATACGCCTTGGTCACAG TTATTTCAGGGAAAGCAGCAGTTCTGTTGCAATAGTTGTTCTAAGGCTGTACATGATGATATGTACTGGAGATTGCAGGCCGTGACGGTGATTTGGGAGATTTTGCATGAACACAATTGCCGCATTTTTCACAATTTGGAGTTGTCGGCTACTATGCTTGCATGCCTTGCTGTTGACAAGCCAATGTTGGAAGGAGGCCGACGAACCACACATCATTTTGTGATAATAATCTAG